The following are encoded together in the Methanobacterium sp. Maddingley MBC34 genome:
- a CDS encoding putative membrane protein (PFAM: Protein of unknown function (DUF1622)): MYEDIVYYISYSLALFGAILVFYGGIRAAIKVILKELLRRSYEYNDIRLDFTNKIVLALEFFIAADLIKSIMQPTLSDVIVLAVIVAIRTVVGYSLNSELKELSSVK; this comes from the coding sequence ATGTACGAGGATATTGTATATTATATTTCTTATTCTTTAGCCCTATTTGGGGCTATTTTAGTTTTTTATGGTGGAATAAGGGCTGCAATCAAGGTTATCCTCAAAGAACTTTTGAGGAGATCCTATGAATATAATGACATCCGTCTGGACTTTACCAATAAGATAGTATTGGCTCTGGAATTTTTCATAGCTGCTGATTTAATCAAGAGTATAATGCAACCAACCTTAAGTGATGTTATTGTTCTGGCGGTGATTGTTGCTATAAGAACCGTGGTAGGTTATTCCTTAAACTCTGAATTAAAGGAACTATCAAGTGTTAAATGA
- a CDS encoding putative membrane-associated protein (PFAM: SNARE associated Golgi protein), with product MFNSILTGLEGFVVSYGPWAVFGGSILEQVVTPIPSSLVVLGASFFLMKGVALSIGSLETMFLTITLPAALGVTLGSLLYYGISYKVGIPFVERAGKYLGVTVEDLEKVEKRVKESRYESLFLFAARCVPVIPSIAISLFCGMIRYNPRNYMIITFFGALVQASILGIIGWQFGNFYLTISEGLSFIDNIILVILILAVVYFIIKNKRKISN from the coding sequence ATGTTTAACAGTATATTAACCGGTTTAGAAGGATTTGTCGTTAGTTATGGGCCATGGGCAGTGTTCGGAGGATCTATCCTGGAACAAGTAGTAACTCCTATTCCCTCCAGTTTGGTAGTTTTGGGAGCTAGCTTTTTTTTAATGAAAGGAGTCGCTCTATCTATTGGATCTCTGGAAACCATGTTTTTAACCATAACCCTCCCTGCTGCACTGGGAGTAACCCTGGGTTCACTGTTATACTATGGGATAAGTTATAAAGTTGGAATCCCCTTTGTTGAACGTGCTGGGAAATATTTGGGGGTCACAGTGGAGGATCTGGAGAAAGTGGAGAAGAGAGTAAAGGAAAGCAGATATGAAAGTCTTTTCCTGTTTGCGGCTAGGTGTGTGCCGGTGATCCCCAGCATAGCAATCAGCCTATTCTGTGGTATGATACGATACAATCCGCGGAATTATATGATAATAACATTTTTCGGTGCACTGGTGCAGGCATCCATTCTGGGAATCATTGGATGGCAGTTTGGAAACTTTTACCTAACTATATCTGAGGGGTTATCATTTATAGACAATATAATACTAGTAATTCTAATTTTGGCTGTTGTTTATTTTATTATTAAGAACAAACGGAAAATAAGCAA